In Virgibacillus sp. NKC19-16, a single genomic region encodes these proteins:
- the truA gene encoding tRNA pseudouridine(38-40) synthase TruA yields MQKVKCIITYDGSGFAGFQIQPKQRTVQGELEKALTKMHKGSYVRVHPSGRTDTGVHAINQTIHFETLYDIPVSNWKRAINTLLPGDLYVKEVKLAHASFHARYDVVEKEYRYYIWNEKEADVFKRNYFYQFPYSLNVEAIQEACKQLEGKHDFTTFSSAKATTKGSKERTLYQVTCEKRGSELELIFRGSGFLYNMVRIIVGVLLDIGQERREPAEIAMLLDSKDRRLVGETVPPQGLYLWDVKYED; encoded by the coding sequence ATGCAAAAAGTGAAATGCATTATTACCTATGATGGATCCGGGTTTGCCGGCTTCCAGATACAGCCTAAACAACGCACCGTACAAGGGGAATTGGAAAAGGCACTAACCAAGATGCACAAAGGCTCTTATGTACGTGTGCACCCCTCCGGAAGGACAGATACAGGTGTCCATGCCATAAATCAAACAATCCATTTTGAGACTCTATATGACATCCCTGTAAGTAATTGGAAGCGTGCCATCAATACACTCTTGCCTGGTGACCTTTATGTGAAGGAAGTAAAGCTCGCGCACGCGTCGTTTCACGCACGCTATGATGTTGTGGAAAAAGAATATCGCTATTATATATGGAATGAAAAAGAGGCTGACGTTTTTAAACGAAACTACTTTTATCAGTTTCCCTATAGCTTGAATGTAGAAGCAATACAAGAGGCGTGCAAGCAGCTGGAAGGGAAGCATGACTTCACCACATTTTCCTCAGCTAAAGCCACCACAAAAGGAAGCAAGGAAAGAACGCTTTATCAGGTTACTTGCGAAAAGCGGGGCAGCGAATTAGAACTTATTTTTCGAGGAAGTGGATTTTTATATAATATGGTGCGCATCATCGTTGGCGTGCTACTCGACATCGGGCAAGAGCGTCGTGAACCAGCCGAGATTGCTATGTTACTGGATAGTAAAGATCGCCGGCTTGTTGGCGAAACCGTACCACCACAAGGCTTATATTTGTGGGATGTAAAATATGAAGATTAA
- the rplM gene encoding 50S ribosomal protein L13, giving the protein MRTTFMANEANIERKWLVVDAEGQRLGRLASEVAAILRGKHKATYTPHADTGDNVIIINAEKIELTGNKMTDKMYYRHTGYTGGIKERNAEEMRTKYPEQMLERAVKGMLPNGPLGRKMSKKLHVFRGSQHNHQAQKPQTYELRG; this is encoded by the coding sequence ATGCGCACAACTTTCATGGCGAATGAAGCCAATATCGAACGCAAATGGTTGGTTGTGGATGCTGAAGGCCAGCGTCTTGGTCGTTTGGCAAGTGAGGTAGCTGCGATCCTTCGTGGAAAGCATAAAGCAACCTACACACCACATGCGGATACTGGTGATAATGTCATCATCATTAATGCTGAAAAAATCGAACTGACAGGAAATAAAATGACGGACAAAATGTACTACCGTCACACAGGCTACACTGGTGGTATCAAAGAACGTAATGCAGAAGAAATGCGTACAAAATACCCTGAGCAAATGCTGGAACGTGCTGTTAAAGGTATGCTTCCTAATGGCCCGCTAGGTCGTAAAATGAGTAAGAAACTGCATGTATTCAGAGGTTCACAGCACAATCATCAAGCACAAAAACCGCAAACTTATGAGCTTCGCGGATAA